Proteins encoded by one window of Hylaeus volcanicus isolate JK05 chromosome 7, UHH_iyHylVolc1.0_haploid, whole genome shotgun sequence:
- the LOC128879562 gene encoding GATOR complex protein Iml1 isoform X2 codes for MKLYKLIVHQKTFSEEDLIINPKDHPGIKTGDVVEIYHPEVEFSRLLLQVTSFKDDLQGRETISVENNVATMFQLRTFGDVYMNVVNPDDVALNSVELTFKDQYLGRSEMWRLKNSLVNTCVYMNKKIEFCGGSIRCQVYEMWSQGDRVACGVINNDTKVVFRSSTSMVYLFIQMSSEMWDFDIHGDLYFEKAVNGFLADLFQKWKKNSSNHEVTIVLFSRTFYNATSLEEFPNHMRECLQHDYRGRFYEDFYRVVVQNERFEDWSNVLVQLRKLFTDYQKIVLEYHQKPGVTIPKAMNSTAAQGNFLEVLNMSLNVFEKHYLDRSFERTGQLSVVITPGVGVFEVDRELTNVTKQRIIDNGVGSDLVCVGEQPLHAVPLLKFHNKDTSINAPDDYSMPHWINLSFYSTNKKIPYSTFIPRIKLPQRVSKQPIENGKLQCKNKLLQEDPRECLHNTLFDYDAYDAQVFQLPSVHTSSLQRGTTRTKKTSVASMETHNNAQILKLLKRKMSDPDIHHPPPDIHSPPAATTRSAAISIPHRMDDVASSESNGEVNESRISVKSDLTDSEISPPFRPVVGSAGSPTNTISQPTNIIRPSRALINPFDPSHVTIKLTSNRRRWTHIFPKGPTGVLIQQHHYQAVPTQMCSQSQSDTISTISGSPMEHNEISNSSQFHDHTKHKWQRLNLSLSSGDKSGNPVSSTGNKSLTLLWGATGEQEWTPALTTAIIGVDWKSLTIPACLPITTDYFPDKRSLQNDYVVSDYNLLPDDVNADFAQQRAIYKKPLTTVEVFKELVSQRLAQGFQLIILPTTNKTQSNTPGSNAVPTISSVMRGRQTESEPKEYLLSIGRIFHKISLFDNCITVTRYRPRHPYPPFNIHYLYRFHAPHHDTYEVSWVSFTTEKLENYNWNYLDHYICTRGHTDFALVEALKYWRFRVFLLPLHNSASRKFSEGSTRCDIYTPLTATEQVSLMDGFLRFIELWPNKIRRPNPNKNWNPSTLGGVPPRDPASHLTRRRHSTSLIVLTNQTSLIGSSPFRERLGSNRLPEKPRPRSGSKVMDRGRVSPASEAVLPLSLEQQQDQFDSNEDSTNMELTKIKSTTPNNEILEAMKQPQSGVGFLTQHPSLPSQTFVSADAVQWLNNHIEGGVTVEGAINIMNGMIQDKLICHASSDFSKPFILGFYLYHVVQDKENQRDYFSPTGDLQSFENEWVEVEIKAPKGWCEPTSPGIFPTISTPITIPSCDAIDESNVPSFLKDDLDLIDSVDDKDWRVPPYKHTYLDSDINNRSDRIEWGHLRYQSIYKVDHSYELVVQWVASSGSIVADLIFVWQRKAQMCGIQMVPIPSDLLALPFTLKSDPLRGPIFIPLNTECLMTNKQHLFEEFQEESYIQRLFLFQEAIVQRFGFVPCLVESTENDHQYVHVTGNAFILIPSTTNTKLRPRMATNIVRRNTGQKGYPVHPDQPSPHEAYITRHVSGKNKNDYSIDRRIGFLWSWNHMLSRKWKSSSTLTGDELFQKKLIQDFRHFCSNGDNRLRQFWECCWDVKEKSCTRTT; via the exons ATGAAGCTTTATAAGTTGATAGTACATCAAAAAACCTTTAGCGAGGaagatttaataattaatccaaAAGATCATCCAGGTATAAAAACTGGAGATGTTGTTGAAATCTATCATCCAGAAGTTGAATTCAGTCGTCTGTTGTTACAAGTCACATCTTTTAAAGATGATTTACAAGGACGGGAGACAATCAGTGTGGAAAATAATGTAGCAACAATGTTTCAACTAAGAACATTTGGGGACGTTTACATGAATGTTGTAAATCCAGACGATGTTGCTTTAAATTCTGTTGAACTTACTTTTAAAGATCAGTATTTAGGGCGTAGTGAAATGTGGCGCCTAAAAAACAGCTTG GTTAACACTTGTGTATATatgaataagaaaattgaGTTCTGTGGTGGTAGCATAAGGTGTCAAGTGTATGAAATGTGGTCGCAAGGTGATCGTGTTGCTTGTggtgttataaataatgatactAAG GTTGTATTTCGTTCTTCAACAAGTATGGTATACCTTTTCATTCAAATGAGTTCAGAAATGTGGGACTTTGACATTCATGGAGActtgtattttgaaaaagcAGTGAATGGGTTTTTAGctgatttatttcaaaaatggaagaaaaatagcAGCAATCATGAAGTGACGATAGTTCTATTTTCaagaacattttataatgCTACTAGTTTGGAAGAATTCCCAAATCATATGCGTGAATGCTTACAACATGATTATAGGGGAAGATTCTATGAAGATTTCTATAGAGTAGTAGTACAAAATGAAAGATTTGAAGATTGGAGTAATGTATTAGTACAATTACGTAAACTATTTACAGATTATCAAAAGATTGTGTTAGAATATCATCAAAAGCCAGGTGTTACTATACCAAAAGCAATGAATTCAACAGCAGCACAAGGCAATTTTTTAGAAGTCTTAAACATGTCTTTAAATG TGTTTGAGAAACATTACTTAGATCGTAGTTTTGAAAGAACTGGTCAATTATCTGTAGTGATTACACCTGGTGTCGGTGTTTTTGAAGTCGATAGAGAGTTAACAAATGTTACAAAACAAAGAATTATTGATAATGGAGTTGGTAGTGATTTAGTGTGCGTTGGAGAACAACCATTACATGCAGTTCCTTTATTAAAG TTTCATAATAAAGATACATCAATTAATGCACCAGATGACTATAGTATGCCACACTGGATTAATCTCAGcttttattcaacaaataaaaaaattccttattcGACATTTATACCTCGTATAAAACTTCCACAAAGGGTATCAAAACAACcaatagaaaatggaaaattacaGTGTAAAAATAAGCTTTTACAGGAAGATCCAAGAGAATGTTTACataatactttatttgacTATGATGCATATGATGCGCAAGTTTTTCAATTACCTTCAGTTCATACTTCAAG TCTGCAACGAGGTACAACAAGAACTAAAAAAACAAGTGTTGCAAGCATGGAAACACATAATAATGCACAAATACTGAAacttctaaaaagaaaaatgtcagatCCTGATATTCATCATCCACCACCTGACATACATTCACCCCCAGCAGCTACAACAAGAAGTGCAGCAATCTCGATACCGCATAGAATGGATGATGTTGCTAGTAGCGAATCTAATGGAGAAGTTAATG AATCAAGAATATCAGTGAAAAGCGATTTAACAGATTCTGAGATATCACCACCATTTAGACCAGTCGTTGGTAGCGCTGGAAGTCCAACAAATACAATATCACAACCAACAAATATCATTAGACCTAGCAGGGCACTGATTAACCCTTTTGATCCATCTCATGTTACAATTAAGCTTACCAGCAACAGACGAAGATGGACACACATTTTTCCTaaag GACCAACAGGTGTGCTTATACAGCAACATCATTATCAAGCAGTGCCAACACAGATGTGTTCACAATCACAGTCTGATACTATTTCTACTATAAGCGGATCCCCTATGGAacataatgaaatttcaaactcAAGTCAATTTCACGATC ATACTAAACATAAATGGCAAAGACTAAATCTGTCGCTATCGAGTGGTGATAAAAGTGGAAATCCGGTATCATCTACAGGAAATAAGTCTTTGACATTGTTATGGGGTGCCACTGGTGAACAAGAGTGGACACCAGCACTCACGACAG CAATCATAG GTGTTGATTGGAAGTCATTGACAATCCCAGCATGTTTGCCCATTACTACAGATTATTTCCCAGACAAAAGAAGTTTGCAAAACGATTATGTTGTATCAGATTACAATCTTCTACCAGATGACGTTAACGCAGATTTCGCTCAACAACGAGCGATATATAAGAAACCTTTAACAACTGTGGAAGTTTTCAAAGAGTTAGTGTCGCAGCGACTAGCGCAA GGTTTCCAATTAATTATCTTACCTACAACTAACAAGACTCAAAGCAATACCCCCGGTAGTAATGCTGTCCCAACAATAAGTTCTGTAATGCGTGGTCGGCAGACAGAATCGGAAcctaaagaatatttattaagtattGGTAGAATTTTTCACAAGATATCTCTGTTTGATAACTGTATAACAGTTACAAGGTATCGACCAAG GCATCCTTATCCTCCATTCAACATTCATTACCTCTATCGATTTCATGCACCACATCATGATACATATGAAGTGTCGTGGGTATCTTTTACAAcagaaaaacttgaaaattacaattggAATTATTTAGACCATTATATTTGTACAAGGGGTCACACTGATTTTGCGTTGGTAGAG gCTCTCAAATACTGGAGATTTCGTGTATTCTTACTACCTTTACACAATTCTGCAAGTCGAAAATTTTCAGAAGGATCAACAAGATGTGACATATATACACCTCTAACCGCAACTGAGCAAGTTTCCCTCATGgatggatttttgcgattcaTCGAGCTGTGGCCAAATAAAATACGACGTCCGAACCCCAACAAAAATtgg AACCCTTCAACTCTAGGTGGTGTTCCCCCGAGAGATCCCGCCTCTCACTTGACCAGACGCAGGCACAGCACGAGCCTGATAGTCCTCACTAACCAG ACCAGTCTAATTGGCAGCTCTCCCTTCAGAGAGCGACTTGGAAGCAATCGTCTACCAGAGAAACCAAGACCAAG GTCAGGTTCCAAAGTTATGGATAGAGGTCGAGTTTCACCAGCTAGCGAAGCTGTGTTACCCCTTTCGCTTGAGCAACAGCAAGATCAATTTGATTCTAACGAGGATAG TACAAATATGGAGTTAACAAAGATAAAAAGTACCACaccaaataatgaaattctagAAGCAATGAAACAGCCACAAAGTGGTGTAGGATTCCTTACACAACATCCATCTCTACCAAGTCAAACATTCGTTAGCGCTGACGCAGTGCAGTGGTTAAACAATCATATCGAAGGAGGAGTAACAGTGGAAGGTGCTATTAACATTATGAAT GGCATGATACAAGACAAATTAATATGCCATGCTTCCAGTGACTTTTCCAAACCATTTATTctaggattttatttataccatGTAGTACAGGATAAAGAAAATCAAAGAG ATTATTTTTCACCCACGGGTGACTTGCAAAGTTTTGAGAACGAATGGGTAGAGGTGGAAATAAAAGCACCGAAGGGTTGGTGTGAGCCCACTTCGCCAggaatttttccaacgatatCTACTCCAATAACTATACCTAGTTGTGATGCTATCGATGAATCAAATGTACCGTCATTTCTTAAAGATGATTTAGACTTAATAGACTCCGTAGACGATAAAGATTGGCGCG TTCCACCATACAAACATACTTATTTAGATagtgatataaataatagaagcgACAGAATCGAATGGGGACATTTAAGGTATCAATCCATATATAAAGTGGACCATTCTTACGAACTTGTAGTGCAATGGGTAGCATCTTCTGGCAGCATAGTTGCTGATCTT ataTTTGTATGGCAACGTAAGGCTCAAATGTGTGGGATTCAGATGGTTCCTATTCCCAGTGATTTATTGGCGCTACCATTCACTTTGAAAAGTGATCCTTTAAGGGGGCCTATTTTTATACCACTAAATACAGAGTGTCTTATGACAAATAAACAACATCTTTTTGAAG aatttcaagaagaaaGCTATATACAACGATTATTTCTCTTTCAAGAAGCAATTGTACAAAGGTTTGGCTTTGTCCCATGTTTAGTAGAAAGTACCGAAAATGATCACCAGTATGTGCATGTGACTGGCAATGCATTTATACTTATTCCTTCTACAACAAATACAAAGTTGCGTCCCCGAATGGCTACTAATATTGTAAGACGAAATACGGGACAAAAAGGATATCCAGTTCACCCCGATCAGCCTAGTCCACATGAAGCTTATATTACGAGACATGTTAGtgggaaaaacaaaaatgattacaGTATAGACAGAAGG ATTGGATTTCTTTGGTCATGGAATCATATGCTTAGTCGAAAATGGAAATCGTCATCTACATTGACCGGtgatgaattatttcaaaaaaagcTCATTCAAGATTTTAGgcatttttgttcaaatgGAGATAATAGACTGAGACAATTCTGGGAATGTTGTTGGGATGTAAAAGAAAAGTCATGTACACGGACAACTTAA
- the LOC128879562 gene encoding GATOR complex protein Iml1 isoform X3 codes for MKLYKLIVHQKTFSEEDLIINPKDHPGIKTGDVVEIYHPEVEFSRLLLQVTSFKDDLQGRETISVENNVATMFQLRTFGDVYMNVVNPDDVALNSVELTFKDQYLGRSEMWRLKNSLVNTCVYMNKKIEFCGGSIRCQVYEMWSQGDRVACGVINNDTKVVFRSSTSMVYLFIQMSSEMWDFDIHGDLYFEKAVNGFLADLFQKWKKNSSNHEVTIVLFSRTFYNATSLEEFPNHMRECLQHDYRGRFYEDFYRVVVQNERFEDWSNVLVQLRKLFTDYQKIVLEYHQKPGVTIPKAMNSTAAQGNFLEVLNMSLNVFEKHYLDRSFERTGQLSVVITPGVGVFEVDRELTNVTKQRIIDNGVGSDLVCVGEQPLHAVPLLKFHNKDTSINAPDDYSMPHWINLSFYSTNKKIPYSTFIPRIKLPQRVSKQPIENGKLQCKNKLLQEDPRECLHNTLFDYDAYDAQVFQLPSVHTSSSLQRGTTRTKKTSVASMETHNNAQILKLLKRKMSDPDIHHPPPDIHSPPAATTRSAAISIPHRMDDVASSESNGEVNESRISVKSDLTDSEISPPFRPVVGSAGSPTNTISQPTNIIRPSRALINPFDPSHVTIKLTSNRRRWTHIFPKGPTGVLIQQHHYQAVPTQMCSQSQSDTISTISGSPMEHNEISNSSQFHDHTKHKWQRLNLSLSSGDKSGNPVSSTGNKSLTLLWGATGEQEWTPALTTGVDWKSLTIPACLPITTDYFPDKRSLQNDYVVSDYNLLPDDVNADFAQQRAIYKKPLTTVEVFKELVSQRLAQGFQLIILPTTNKTQSNTPGSNAVPTISSVMRGRQTESEPKEYLLSIGRIFHKISLFDNCITVTRYRPRHPYPPFNIHYLYRFHAPHHDTYEVSWVSFTTEKLENYNWNYLDHYICTRGHTDFALVEALKYWRFRVFLLPLHNSASRKFSEGSTRCDIYTPLTATEQVSLMDGFLRFIELWPNKIRRPNPNKNWNPSTLGGVPPRDPASHLTRRRHSTSLIVLTNQTSLIGSSPFRERLGSNRLPEKPRPRSGSKVMDRGRVSPASEAVLPLSLEQQQDQFDSNEDSTNMELTKIKSTTPNNEILEAMKQPQSGVGFLTQHPSLPSQTFVSADAVQWLNNHIEGGVTVEGAINIMNGMIQDKLICHASSDFSKPFILGFYLYHVVQDKENQRDYFSPTGDLQSFENEWVEVEIKAPKGWCEPTSPGIFPTISTPITIPSCDAIDESNVPSFLKDDLDLIDSVDDKDWRVPPYKHTYLDSDINNRSDRIEWGHLRYQSIYKVDHSYELVVQWVASSGSIVADLIFVWQRKAQMCGIQMVPIPSDLLALPFTLKSDPLRGPIFIPLNTECLMTNKQHLFEEFQEESYIQRLFLFQEAIVQRFGFVPCLVESTENDHQYVHVTGNAFILIPSTTNTKLRPRMATNIVRRNTGQKGYPVHPDQPSPHEAYITRHVSGKNKNDYSIDRRIGFLWSWNHMLSRKWKSSSTLTGDELFQKKLIQDFRHFCSNGDNRLRQFWECCWDVKEKSCTRTT; via the exons ATGAAGCTTTATAAGTTGATAGTACATCAAAAAACCTTTAGCGAGGaagatttaataattaatccaaAAGATCATCCAGGTATAAAAACTGGAGATGTTGTTGAAATCTATCATCCAGAAGTTGAATTCAGTCGTCTGTTGTTACAAGTCACATCTTTTAAAGATGATTTACAAGGACGGGAGACAATCAGTGTGGAAAATAATGTAGCAACAATGTTTCAACTAAGAACATTTGGGGACGTTTACATGAATGTTGTAAATCCAGACGATGTTGCTTTAAATTCTGTTGAACTTACTTTTAAAGATCAGTATTTAGGGCGTAGTGAAATGTGGCGCCTAAAAAACAGCTTG GTTAACACTTGTGTATATatgaataagaaaattgaGTTCTGTGGTGGTAGCATAAGGTGTCAAGTGTATGAAATGTGGTCGCAAGGTGATCGTGTTGCTTGTggtgttataaataatgatactAAG GTTGTATTTCGTTCTTCAACAAGTATGGTATACCTTTTCATTCAAATGAGTTCAGAAATGTGGGACTTTGACATTCATGGAGActtgtattttgaaaaagcAGTGAATGGGTTTTTAGctgatttatttcaaaaatggaagaaaaatagcAGCAATCATGAAGTGACGATAGTTCTATTTTCaagaacattttataatgCTACTAGTTTGGAAGAATTCCCAAATCATATGCGTGAATGCTTACAACATGATTATAGGGGAAGATTCTATGAAGATTTCTATAGAGTAGTAGTACAAAATGAAAGATTTGAAGATTGGAGTAATGTATTAGTACAATTACGTAAACTATTTACAGATTATCAAAAGATTGTGTTAGAATATCATCAAAAGCCAGGTGTTACTATACCAAAAGCAATGAATTCAACAGCAGCACAAGGCAATTTTTTAGAAGTCTTAAACATGTCTTTAAATG TGTTTGAGAAACATTACTTAGATCGTAGTTTTGAAAGAACTGGTCAATTATCTGTAGTGATTACACCTGGTGTCGGTGTTTTTGAAGTCGATAGAGAGTTAACAAATGTTACAAAACAAAGAATTATTGATAATGGAGTTGGTAGTGATTTAGTGTGCGTTGGAGAACAACCATTACATGCAGTTCCTTTATTAAAG TTTCATAATAAAGATACATCAATTAATGCACCAGATGACTATAGTATGCCACACTGGATTAATCTCAGcttttattcaacaaataaaaaaattccttattcGACATTTATACCTCGTATAAAACTTCCACAAAGGGTATCAAAACAACcaatagaaaatggaaaattacaGTGTAAAAATAAGCTTTTACAGGAAGATCCAAGAGAATGTTTACataatactttatttgacTATGATGCATATGATGCGCAAGTTTTTCAATTACCTTCAGTTCATACTTCAAG taGTCTGCAACGAGGTACAACAAGAACTAAAAAAACAAGTGTTGCAAGCATGGAAACACATAATAATGCACAAATACTGAAacttctaaaaagaaaaatgtcagatCCTGATATTCATCATCCACCACCTGACATACATTCACCCCCAGCAGCTACAACAAGAAGTGCAGCAATCTCGATACCGCATAGAATGGATGATGTTGCTAGTAGCGAATCTAATGGAGAAGTTAATG AATCAAGAATATCAGTGAAAAGCGATTTAACAGATTCTGAGATATCACCACCATTTAGACCAGTCGTTGGTAGCGCTGGAAGTCCAACAAATACAATATCACAACCAACAAATATCATTAGACCTAGCAGGGCACTGATTAACCCTTTTGATCCATCTCATGTTACAATTAAGCTTACCAGCAACAGACGAAGATGGACACACATTTTTCCTaaag GACCAACAGGTGTGCTTATACAGCAACATCATTATCAAGCAGTGCCAACACAGATGTGTTCACAATCACAGTCTGATACTATTTCTACTATAAGCGGATCCCCTATGGAacataatgaaatttcaaactcAAGTCAATTTCACGATC ATACTAAACATAAATGGCAAAGACTAAATCTGTCGCTATCGAGTGGTGATAAAAGTGGAAATCCGGTATCATCTACAGGAAATAAGTCTTTGACATTGTTATGGGGTGCCACTGGTGAACAAGAGTGGACACCAGCACTCACGACAG GTGTTGATTGGAAGTCATTGACAATCCCAGCATGTTTGCCCATTACTACAGATTATTTCCCAGACAAAAGAAGTTTGCAAAACGATTATGTTGTATCAGATTACAATCTTCTACCAGATGACGTTAACGCAGATTTCGCTCAACAACGAGCGATATATAAGAAACCTTTAACAACTGTGGAAGTTTTCAAAGAGTTAGTGTCGCAGCGACTAGCGCAA GGTTTCCAATTAATTATCTTACCTACAACTAACAAGACTCAAAGCAATACCCCCGGTAGTAATGCTGTCCCAACAATAAGTTCTGTAATGCGTGGTCGGCAGACAGAATCGGAAcctaaagaatatttattaagtattGGTAGAATTTTTCACAAGATATCTCTGTTTGATAACTGTATAACAGTTACAAGGTATCGACCAAG GCATCCTTATCCTCCATTCAACATTCATTACCTCTATCGATTTCATGCACCACATCATGATACATATGAAGTGTCGTGGGTATCTTTTACAAcagaaaaacttgaaaattacaattggAATTATTTAGACCATTATATTTGTACAAGGGGTCACACTGATTTTGCGTTGGTAGAG gCTCTCAAATACTGGAGATTTCGTGTATTCTTACTACCTTTACACAATTCTGCAAGTCGAAAATTTTCAGAAGGATCAACAAGATGTGACATATATACACCTCTAACCGCAACTGAGCAAGTTTCCCTCATGgatggatttttgcgattcaTCGAGCTGTGGCCAAATAAAATACGACGTCCGAACCCCAACAAAAATtgg AACCCTTCAACTCTAGGTGGTGTTCCCCCGAGAGATCCCGCCTCTCACTTGACCAGACGCAGGCACAGCACGAGCCTGATAGTCCTCACTAACCAG ACCAGTCTAATTGGCAGCTCTCCCTTCAGAGAGCGACTTGGAAGCAATCGTCTACCAGAGAAACCAAGACCAAG GTCAGGTTCCAAAGTTATGGATAGAGGTCGAGTTTCACCAGCTAGCGAAGCTGTGTTACCCCTTTCGCTTGAGCAACAGCAAGATCAATTTGATTCTAACGAGGATAG TACAAATATGGAGTTAACAAAGATAAAAAGTACCACaccaaataatgaaattctagAAGCAATGAAACAGCCACAAAGTGGTGTAGGATTCCTTACACAACATCCATCTCTACCAAGTCAAACATTCGTTAGCGCTGACGCAGTGCAGTGGTTAAACAATCATATCGAAGGAGGAGTAACAGTGGAAGGTGCTATTAACATTATGAAT GGCATGATACAAGACAAATTAATATGCCATGCTTCCAGTGACTTTTCCAAACCATTTATTctaggattttatttataccatGTAGTACAGGATAAAGAAAATCAAAGAG ATTATTTTTCACCCACGGGTGACTTGCAAAGTTTTGAGAACGAATGGGTAGAGGTGGAAATAAAAGCACCGAAGGGTTGGTGTGAGCCCACTTCGCCAggaatttttccaacgatatCTACTCCAATAACTATACCTAGTTGTGATGCTATCGATGAATCAAATGTACCGTCATTTCTTAAAGATGATTTAGACTTAATAGACTCCGTAGACGATAAAGATTGGCGCG TTCCACCATACAAACATACTTATTTAGATagtgatataaataatagaagcgACAGAATCGAATGGGGACATTTAAGGTATCAATCCATATATAAAGTGGACCATTCTTACGAACTTGTAGTGCAATGGGTAGCATCTTCTGGCAGCATAGTTGCTGATCTT ataTTTGTATGGCAACGTAAGGCTCAAATGTGTGGGATTCAGATGGTTCCTATTCCCAGTGATTTATTGGCGCTACCATTCACTTTGAAAAGTGATCCTTTAAGGGGGCCTATTTTTATACCACTAAATACAGAGTGTCTTATGACAAATAAACAACATCTTTTTGAAG aatttcaagaagaaaGCTATATACAACGATTATTTCTCTTTCAAGAAGCAATTGTACAAAGGTTTGGCTTTGTCCCATGTTTAGTAGAAAGTACCGAAAATGATCACCAGTATGTGCATGTGACTGGCAATGCATTTATACTTATTCCTTCTACAACAAATACAAAGTTGCGTCCCCGAATGGCTACTAATATTGTAAGACGAAATACGGGACAAAAAGGATATCCAGTTCACCCCGATCAGCCTAGTCCACATGAAGCTTATATTACGAGACATGTTAGtgggaaaaacaaaaatgattacaGTATAGACAGAAGG ATTGGATTTCTTTGGTCATGGAATCATATGCTTAGTCGAAAATGGAAATCGTCATCTACATTGACCGGtgatgaattatttcaaaaaaagcTCATTCAAGATTTTAGgcatttttgttcaaatgGAGATAATAGACTGAGACAATTCTGGGAATGTTGTTGGGATGTAAAAGAAAAGTCATGTACACGGACAACTTAA